Proteins co-encoded in one Phalacrocorax carbo chromosome 5, bPhaCar2.1, whole genome shotgun sequence genomic window:
- the LOC104053925 gene encoding ferritin heavy chain has product MAAPLSQVRQNYHQDCEAAINRQINLELYASYVYLSMSYYFDRDDVALKNFAKYFLHQSHEEREHAEKLMKLQNQRGGRIFLQDIKKPDRDDWENGLTAMECALHLEKNVNQSLLELHKLATEKNDPHLCDFIETHYLDEQVKSIKELGDHVTNLRKMGAPKYGMAEYLFDKHTLGDSDNES; this is encoded by the exons ATGGCAGCGCCCCTTTCCCAGGTGCGCCAGAACTACCACCAGGACTGCGAAGCCGCCATCAACCGCCAGATCAACCTGGAGCTCTACGCCTCCTACGTGTACCTCAGCATG tcctACTATTTTGACCGGGATGATGTGGCTCTGAAAAACTTTGCCAAGTACTTCCTGCATCAGTCCCATGAGGAACGTGAGCATGCTGAGAAACTGATGAAGCTACAAAATCAGAGGGGTGGACGCATCTTCTTGCAGGACATCAAG AAGCCAGATCGGGATGACTGGGAGAATGGACTGACTGCAATGGAGTGTGCCCTGCACCTGGAGAAGAATGTGAACCAGTCACTGTTAGAACTGCACAAACTGGCAACTGAAAAGAACGACCCACAC TTGTGTGACTTCATTGAGACTCACTACCTGGATGAACAGGTGAAATCCATCAAAGAGCTGGGTGACCATGTGACCAACCTGCGGAAGATGGGGGCACCAAAATATGGCATGGCAGAGTACCTCTTTGACAAGCACACCCTAGGGGACAGTGACAATGAGAGCTGA